The proteins below are encoded in one region of Mariprofundus sp. NF:
- a CDS encoding GspE/PulE family protein has translation MPDSPQSEEIAIPGLKERPGGQFAVILIQDGVMTVADVKKAMRVQEKLGSSKLVSTILTELGMLTEGEHRRIIRKHGREFRIGELICELGYITLQQLQQAEKKLATSPGKRIGAVIREMGLIEDRQLAQALSEQLAMPLIHLDIDTADRMVLTQFAIKFMRMHLTVPYEASGSKVSIATANPLNNTAIAEIEKRMQKKAVVSIAAESAILSLLSKLESAGGKGGEAKDQVADVVDSILLSAIRDHASDIHIEPMDGLARVRFRLDGVLIHKMDLPSELSQRVLARLKVLAEMDISDSRRHQDGRFTREVSNVRADYRVSTYVTIYGENMVMRILRSSGGIKNIEQISMSRGVLDRFKHEALDVPTGVVLITGPTGSGKTSTLYAAVDYLNRPTTKIITVEDPVEFIVPGIMQCSVDATAGRSFDQSLKAMMRQDPDIIVMGEVRDRPSAQVAVQAALTGHKVLTTFHTEDSIGGLLRLIDMGIETFLISSTVVSILAQRLIRTICPECRQAYMPNKRIANLIGIDDETLRTNTFYRGTGCGTCYGTGYHGRTALHELLVLNEDVREAILARKSSHDIRQISCETTNLLSLMEDGMYKVLLGLTTAEEVYRIAPRSLSTRSVEDIYRLMGHGE, from the coding sequence ATGCCGGATTCCCCACAATCAGAAGAGATCGCAATACCGGGCTTGAAAGAGCGCCCCGGCGGCCAGTTTGCAGTTATCCTGATTCAGGATGGGGTGATGACGGTTGCCGATGTCAAAAAAGCGATGCGCGTACAGGAGAAGCTGGGCAGCAGTAAGCTTGTATCCACCATCCTCACTGAGTTGGGCATGCTTACCGAAGGTGAACACCGCCGTATTATCCGCAAACATGGCAGAGAGTTCCGCATTGGCGAACTGATCTGCGAGCTGGGTTATATCACCCTGCAGCAGCTGCAACAGGCAGAGAAAAAACTGGCAACCTCTCCGGGCAAACGTATCGGTGCAGTGATTCGAGAGATGGGTTTGATTGAAGATCGTCAGCTTGCTCAGGCGCTCTCAGAGCAGCTGGCGATGCCACTGATTCATCTCGATATTGATACCGCAGATCGTATGGTACTTACCCAGTTTGCTATCAAGTTCATGCGCATGCATCTGACCGTTCCCTATGAGGCGAGCGGTAGTAAGGTTTCGATTGCTACAGCCAATCCACTGAACAATACGGCGATTGCCGAGATTGAAAAGCGGATGCAGAAAAAGGCGGTGGTCTCGATTGCTGCGGAAAGTGCGATCCTCTCGCTGCTCAGTAAACTTGAATCAGCCGGTGGCAAGGGGGGAGAAGCCAAGGATCAGGTCGCTGATGTGGTTGATAGTATCCTGCTGTCTGCTATCCGTGATCACGCCAGTGATATTCATATTGAGCCGATGGATGGTTTAGCCCGGGTGCGTTTCCGTCTCGATGGTGTGCTGATCCATAAGATGGACCTGCCATCGGAACTCTCACAGCGTGTGCTGGCTCGCCTGAAGGTGTTGGCAGAGATGGATATCTCCGATAGCCGTCGCCATCAGGATGGCCGTTTTACCCGCGAAGTGAGCAATGTCAGGGCGGATTATCGAGTATCCACCTATGTAACGATCTATGGCGAGAATATGGTGATGCGTATCCTGCGCAGCTCAGGTGGCATCAAAAATATTGAACAGATAAGCATGAGTCGCGGTGTACTTGATCGCTTCAAACATGAAGCGCTGGATGTGCCGACCGGCGTGGTATTGATTACCGGGCCGACAGGTTCAGGTAAAACATCCACACTCTATGCGGCTGTTGACTACCTGAATCGCCCGACAACCAAAATCATTACGGTGGAAGATCCGGTAGAATTTATCGTACCGGGTATTATGCAGTGCTCGGTGGATGCGACTGCAGGCCGCTCATTTGATCAGTCGCTGAAAGCGATGATGCGTCAGGACCCCGATATTATTGTTATGGGTGAGGTGCGGGACCGCCCTTCAGCTCAGGTGGCTGTGCAGGCGGCGCTGACCGGCCATAAGGTGCTGACAACATTTCATACCGAGGATTCCATCGGTGGATTGTTGCGACTGATCGATATGGGTATTGAGACTTTCCTGATCTCATCTACCGTGGTCAGTATTCTGGCTCAGCGCCTGATTCGCACCATCTGTCCGGAGTGCAGGCAGGCTTATATGCCCAACAAACGTATCGCCAACCTGATCGGTATTGATGATGAGACCTTGCGCACCAATACATTTTATCGCGGTACCGGCTGTGGCACCTGTTATGGTACCGGTTATCACGGGCGTACTGCACTGCATGAGCTGCTGGTACTCAATGAGGATGTGCGTGAGGCAATTCTGGCACGTAAAAGTTCGCATGATATTCGACAGATCAGCTGTGAGACCACCAACCTTCTCTCTCTGATGGAGGATGGTATGTACAAGGTGCTGCTTGGGCTGACCACGGCTGAAGAGGTTTACCGCATTGCACCGCGTTCACTCTCTACACGCTCAGTAGAAGATATTTACCGATTAATGGGACATGGGGAATAA
- a CDS encoding HDOD domain-containing protein yields the protein MDAFQLAEEIRLRFRQGDAKLPVLPEAVMEVRKIVNDEDRGAADIAKVVAKDSTLSTTVLRIANSARFRAGGAEIRNLPMAIQRLGGRRTLQLLTAISSQVHLAVKNRQLQGVLRDCTRHALLVATAAQHLARLTRTVDPEEAFLGGMLFDVGVSAIICAVPDEIIKCAPEEQTVILKQLHREMGGRLLTYWEMPDAFISLASHHGVEADDRPRENLIDLIDAVQFMLDSTGHSLPFDDVPEGIDALHYPPMRRLSVNETHLAAVEVELEDGVAELEQIFSQIG from the coding sequence ATGGACGCATTTCAACTGGCTGAAGAGATTCGACTGCGCTTTCGACAAGGCGATGCCAAGCTGCCGGTACTGCCTGAAGCGGTGATGGAGGTGCGCAAAATCGTCAATGACGAAGACAGGGGCGCAGCCGATATTGCCAAGGTGGTGGCAAAAGATTCAACACTGTCGACGACTGTGCTGCGCATCGCCAACTCAGCCCGCTTTAGAGCAGGCGGTGCAGAGATCCGTAACCTCCCCATGGCGATTCAGCGACTGGGTGGGCGCAGGACACTGCAACTGTTGACTGCGATCTCCAGTCAGGTGCATCTGGCGGTAAAAAACAGGCAGCTTCAAGGCGTGCTTCGTGACTGCACCCGCCATGCCCTGCTTGTGGCCACTGCGGCTCAGCATCTGGCCCGTTTGACGCGCACTGTCGACCCTGAAGAGGCCTTTCTTGGTGGTATGCTGTTTGATGTGGGTGTCTCGGCCATTATCTGTGCCGTACCTGATGAGATCATCAAGTGTGCCCCTGAAGAGCAGACGGTGATCTTGAAACAGCTGCATCGCGAGATGGGCGGTCGCCTGCTTACCTACTGGGAGATGCCTGATGCTTTTATCTCACTGGCATCACACCATGGCGTTGAGGCTGATGATAGGCCACGTGAGAATCTGATTGATCTGATTGATGCCGTGCAGTTTATGCTCGACTCTACAGGCCATTCGTTACCCTTTGATGACGTGCCGGAAGGCATTGATGCGCTGCACTATCCACCAATGCGCAGATTGAGTGTGAATGAGACACATCTGGCCGCTGTTGAGGTGGAGCTTGAGGATGGCGTGGCTGAGCTGGAGCAGATATTCAGCCAGATCGGTTGA